A segment of the Balaenoptera musculus isolate JJ_BM4_2016_0621 chromosome 9, mBalMus1.pri.v3, whole genome shotgun sequence genome:
CTCCAGCAAGCTTCATCGCAGGCCTCCCAAGTTTCGAAATTGTTGGCATTGCCCTCGCAGCCCCCATACATGAACTCGCGGCAGCTCTGGGTATACCTGTCATAGTAGTAACTGGGGATCCGAGCCCGGCAGGGCCCTTCGTCCGGGGGCAGGAGGCAGATCTCCGCGTTATTTCCTACAGGAGGGGCAGaaggagagccagagagagagagagaaggaggtcaGCCACATCTCCGCGGAGGGAGAGGCTTCCCGGGGAGTTCTGTTCCGGCAGCTTCCCAGCACAGCAGAAGGGCATCTGCAGAGAAAGAAAGTGCAAACTTGGGCGCAAGTGCCCCGTTGCATGGTGCACGGCAGGGATCGGGGAAAGCGGGGCACAGAGAGCGAGTGCAGGGGTCCGCCTGGCCGGGGCGATAGGGGGGTCCCCTGGGCAGGGAGATACCTGGCGGCGCTTGAGGAGCATCTCCCAGCGCAGTCCCCACCAGGAGCAGCGGCAGGACCACCAGCCGGAGGGGGCGAGCAGAGTACATGGTGTCCGGATTCAAGCTGCCCGTGGGGTGAGGCGTCCCCAGAATGTGCCAGCGGGAGGAAGGTGCACAGCGTCCAACCTCGAGGCAGTCTGAGTTCCAGCGTGGTGGGTGCCGCTGCTTTATGTAGGGTGAGCGTCCTTCTGACCCGGGACAGGGCGGAGCGCGCCTTTGCGGAGCCTGGAGGGGAGACTGATTCATGCCCTGAGAGCTCTGACCCTGCCGCCCCCTGGGCGCTGGAAAGTGTGTgcggggatgggggcggggtgggggggagaagagGAATTCCCCACCAAGTTGAACCTGCCTCCCAAACTTTCTCCAGTGGCCGAGCAGGGATGACCAGATGGGGCATTGTGTCAGAGATGGGAAGTCCACAGGCTAGAGGGAAATGACCTGGGTGTGATTGCACAAGGTTCCAACTTGCAGCATCACGCTGAAGCTTGAATCCACACTTTGAAAGCACAAAGTCCACGTCTTTGAAGGGCAGAAAGTGTGAAATTCACAGGGCCAAGGGGAGCTGGGCTCATTGCATTAGACCCTTTAATAGAAATTTAAGtatatgtatttctttacatttatatatagatatacacacatattcatattTCAATCGAGCTCTAATTTACATTTCATAAAAGACTCATAATATTACAGTTGGATCAATTTTGACAACTATATATACCCTTGTAATCACCACTCCAATCAAGAattaaacatttccatcaccccagaacaTTCTCATACCCTTTCCCAGTCAATCCTTCCATCCCCAGGCCAGGGGCAACCATTCTGAGCATCACAGATTGGTTTCACCTGTTGTAAATCTCATGCAAATGGAATCGTAAGATATGTACTGTTTTGTACTTCTACTCCAGTACTGTTTTTAAGACACACATGCTATTGTAGAGTTTGTTCCTTCTAAGTGTTGAGCAGTCTTCCAATGTATGAGTATACAACAAAGGTCCTATTATtggacatttgtgttatttctagtttggggcaactatgaataaagctgctttgtGTGTGCAAACAACTTTCATTACTCTcgagtaaaa
Coding sequences within it:
- the TFPI2 gene encoding tissue factor pathway inhibitor 2, translated to MNQSPLQAPQRRAPPCPGSEGRSPYIKQRHPPRWNSDCLEVGRCAPSSRWHILGTPHPTGSLNPDTMYSARPLRLVVLPLLLVGTALGDAPQAPPGNNAEICLLPPDEGPCRARIPSYYYDRYTQSCREFMYGGCEGNANNFETWEACDEACWRIPKVPKICRLEVSKRQCGELREVYVFNLSSMACEKFISGRCHSSENRFPDEATCMGFCAPKKGPSFCYSPKDEGLCSANATRYYFNPRHKACEAFTYTGCGGNHNNFVNVKDCKRICVKALKKKKNKKMPRLLFASRRLKIKKKQF